A window of bacterium genomic DNA:
GGGGTTACCCGTCCATTCTGAAACCGGATCCAGCACTCCCTGTCAAATGCCGCCATCATCGCCTGACGGAGATACCGGTTTTTACCGACCACGGGATCCTCCATGTTAAAGCCAAGATACGCGGTATCCAGTGCCGGGGCCGCCACCAGCTCAATGCCCCGGGCCGTCATCTCCGTGGTTAACTTGCGGTCAGGCGTCACGACGGCATCCCAATTATCGCGGGATAATGCCGTTGCATCCAGTTGTCCCGACAAGAACAGAAGCCACTGTGTCGAAGGATCCGTGATGACGTACTGCACAAGGCGGTCGATAAACGGAAGCGGTCTACCGGCATCCGCCAACAATCCATTGGCCACATCGTTGGTCTCGCCTGAAGCCGGATAGCGTTCCTCACGTCCGGTTTCCCGCCACTTCGGATTGCGCTCAAATTCGAGCCGATAGTTGTGAATATGTGACTTCAATATATAAGGCCCGGTGCCCACAGGATGAGACACGAAATCAGTATCATAATACTCCACCGCTTCACGGGGAACCGCATAGACAAAATTCATGGTCAGTATCCACAAAAAGGCGGGGAAAGGACGTACCAGATGAACGCACAAGGTATAACGATCCGGGGTCTCCAGGCCTGCTACAGGCGCATCATAATCTGTGGGCCCGGTTCCTGAGCGGCTCCTGAACTCATCAAGACCAACAATCCGATCACGGAAGGCCCAATAGCCCGGTGAGCCTACTTTCAGATCAGCGACGCGTTTGATCCCATAGACAAAATCAGCGGCACAAAGTTCACGGCCCTTGCCAACTCCTGCGGGACTCTTGACAAAGCAGGGATCATCTTGAAAATAAATGCCCGACCGAATCTTAAAGGTATAAACGGTGCCGTCAGCCGATATCGTGGGCAGGGCTTCTGCCAGACAAGGCTCAACCCGATAAGGCCGGGCAAGATAGGCGTATTGAACCAGCCCTTCATACATTTTACTTTGGGCCTGGATAGAGGGGAGATCCATTGCCTTGGCGGGATCAAATCCGGCAATCCGCTTGGTCTCAGCGTAAAAGACAGACTCGCCGCCAATGGCACCGACCGCCAGACTTAAATGGATAAAAAACAAAAGAGTCCACCCTGGTAAAACCCAGAGAGGACCCTTTGATGTGATCAACACGGCAAACCCTCCAACGCCAAAATCAAGGCGTGGTTGTCGCCGGCGTCTGAACAGGTGTCACATCCCCACTTGCGGCAGGAATATCCACCGCGGCAGGTTCTACCGGAGCGGCTTGTGCTGGCATCGATTGTGTGGGGACAGATTGCTGAACAGGAAGGCGATCGATCACTGACCCTGTTCCGACTCGACCAGAGGCGATATAGCCGATGGCCAGAGTATTGAGCAGAAAGATACCCGCCAAGGTCACCGTGATCTTGGTCAGGACATTTCCTGTGCGGGAACCAAACAGGGTTTCTCCCACCCCCGCACCAAACGCCAGCCCCAAGCCCTCATCTTTGGTCTTTTGCAGCAGGATGATTCCGATTAACAGAAGCGCCGAAACAATTTCGATAAAAATTAAAAAACCGTATAAAAAACCGCCCATATTTCACCTTCCGTTTACGAACTCACCCACTTAGTTTTCAGACTGCCGCTTCAATAATGGCAATAAAGGAGGCCGCATCCAGGGCTGCCCCACCAATCAGTCCGCCGTCAATATCCGGCTGAGACATCAATTCCTTGGCATTGGCCGGCTTCATGCTGCCGCCGTATTGAATGCGAACCGCCTGTGCCGCACCGGGATTGCACATCTTGGAAAGCACACGACGAATCAAGGCATGCACTTCCTGAGCCTGCGCAGGACTGGCCGTACGGCCGGTACCGATCGCCCACACGGGTTCATACGCCACCACAATGCGGCGGAAACTGGTTTCATCCAAACCGGCCAGACTCTTGGTCACCTGTGTGGTCACCACATCTTCGGTCTGGTTCGCTTCACGCTGTTCCAATGTCTCGCCCACACACACGATCGGGGTCAGATTGGCCGCCAACGCCGCTTTCACTTTGCGACTTACGGATGCATCCGTCTCACCAAAAAACTGACGACGCTCGCTGTGTCCCAGAATGACATACTGGCAACCCACATCACGCAGCATATCGGCTGAAATCTCGCCGGTGAACGCGCCATCCTTCTCCCAATGCATATTCTGTCCACCCAGCTTGACCTGCGTTCCAGAAATGACATCCGCGACCGTCTTTAAAGCGGTGAAGGTCGGACAGAGCACAACTTCAACATCCGTTTTATCGGCAAATTTAGCTTTCAGGGCAACAGCTAGCTCGTTCGCCTGACACGTGAGCTTGTTCATCTTCCAGTTACCGGCAACAATTTTTTTACGCATAGTGAAAATCCAAAATCTATAGAAAGTTGTTCGTTAAGGACAATGGGATACCATTTCCCACCGTCCCATTACAATTTATTACTTCTCACTCAAGGCGGCAACGCCCGGGAGGACCTTGCCTTCCAGGAATTCAAGACTGGCTCCACCACCGGTTGAACAATGGGTAACCTTGTCAACCACCTTGAATTTCTTAGCCGCGGTAGCGGTATCCCCGCCGCCGACCACCGTGACGGCACCTGATGCGGTCGCCTTGGCAATCGCATCCGCCATCACCTTGGTTCCGGTCGCAAACTTCTCCATCTCAAACACGCCGGCAGGCCCATTCCAGACAATGGTTTTGGCACGGGCAATCGCATCGCAGAAAATGACGTTCGATTTCGGGCCCACATCCAGTCCCAGCCAGCCGGGCTTGATGCCTGAGGCATCATCTGCCGCCATGACATTGGCATCGTCGGCAAACTTATCTCCACAGATATAGTCCACCGGTAAATGGATTTTAACGTTTTTGGCGGTTGCCTTGGCCATCAAGTCCTTCACCATCTTGGCGCCTTCGGGATCAAAGAGGCTGGATCCGATTTCCATATTATTGAGAATCTTCTTGAACGTGAAAGCCATGGCCCCCCCGATGATAATCTCATTGGCCGTATCAAGAAGATTATTGATTAACGGAATTTTATCCGCGATCTTCGCGCCACCCAGAATGGCAAGCAAGGGACGTTTGGGATTATCCAATACGGCCGTGAAGGCTTTCAATTCGGCCTCCATCAAAAAGCCGGAGACCTTCTCGGGCAGATTCACGCCCACCATCGAAGAGTGAGCACGATGCGCGGTTCCAAACGCATCATTTACATAAACATCGCCCAACTTGCTGAGACTCGCACGAAATGCCTCAACAGCCTTGGGATCGGCTTTCACAGAGGTACCATCCTCATTCTTAATCTTGCCCTCTTCCTCGATATGGAAGCGCAGGTTCTCAAGCAAAATGACATCGCCAGGCTTCACCACACTGGACGAACACGCGGCCTCAACAGCAGGGCCGACACAGTCAGGAAGAAATTTTACCGGCTTGCCCAATAATTTCTCAAGGGCTTCAGCCACCGGCTTCAACGAAAATTTGGCAATGACTTTGCCATCCGGACGACCCAAATGACTCATGAGCACCACAGAAGCGCCCTGCTCCAAAACATACTTAATGGTCGGCAACGCCGCCTCAATACGCTTCGTGTTCGAGATGGCTCCGGTAACTTTGTCCTGCGGCACATTGAAGTCCACGCGCATGATGACGCGTTTCCCCTTCAGAATTACATCACGTACAGTTTTTTTCATGAGTCAATCTCCAGAACTTTATCTGTTTAAAAAAAGAATTTAGGCTGAAGACCCCAGGGAAACGGGCATTACACCCGCGCCCCTGAGCATCTCACAGCCTAAAGCGACCCGTTTCGCAGTCGACTTACTTAACGCCGTCTTTCTTGGCCATGTACTGGACCAATTCGACAACGCGGTTAGAGTAACCCCACTCATTGTCGTACCAGCTCACCACCTTGAAGAAGCGCTTCTCGCCCTTCAGGTTGTTCTGCAGCGTGGCCAACGAATCATAAATCGAAGAACGGGGATCATGGATGAAGTCGGTCGAAACCAACTCTTCCGTCGCCACACCCAGGATATTCTTGAGATAGCTCTCGGAGGCCTTCTTGAGCGCCGCATCAATCTCTTCGATCGACGTGTCCTTCGTTGTGCGGAAGGTCAGGTCAACCACGGAAACATCCGGCGTCGGGACGCGGAACGACATACCCGTCAGCTTACCCTTGGTCGCGGGAAGCACTTCACCCACGGCCTTTGCGGCACCGGTGGTGGAGGGAATGATGTTACAAGCCGCCGCACGACCGCCGCGCCAGTCCTTCTTGGAGGGACCGTCAACGGTTTTCTGGGTCGCGGTATAGGCATGGATGGTGGTCATCAAACCAGTCTCAATGCCAAAGCCTTCCTTCAACAGCACATGGACCACAGGGGCCAGGCAGTTAGTGGTGCAAGACGCGTTGGAGACGATGGCATGCTTCGCGCTGTCATATTCGCCTTCGTTCACGCCCATGACGATGGTCTTCACTTCGCCCTTACCAGGCGCGGAAATGATGACTTTCTTGGCGCCGGCGGCCAGGTGACCCTTGGCCTTCTCGGAATCCGTGAACAACCCTGTGCACTCGATGACGTAGTCCACGCCCAAGGCTTTCCAGGGAAGCAAGTCAGGGGTCTTCGTCGCCATAACACACTTGATCTTGTGACCGTTGACGACGATCGTATCGGCTTCTCCAGAAGCAGGATTGCTCTTCTCGGTGGTGACAGTG
This region includes:
- a CDS encoding ABC transporter substrate-binding protein, which produces MFFIHLSLAVGAIGGESVFYAETKRIAGFDPAKAMDLPSIQAQSKMYEGLVQYAYLARPYRVEPCLAEALPTISADGTVYTFKIRSGIYFQDDPCFVKSPAGVGKGRELCAADFVYGIKRVADLKVGSPGYWAFRDRIVGLDEFRSRSGTGPTDYDAPVAGLETPDRYTLCVHLVRPFPAFLWILTMNFVYAVPREAVEYYDTDFVSHPVGTGPYILKSHIHNYRLEFERNPKWRETGREERYPASGETNDVANGLLADAGRPLPFIDRLVQYVITDPSTQWLLFLSGQLDATALSRDNWDAVVTPDRKLTTEMTARGIELVAAPALDTAYLGFNMEDPVVGKNRYLRQAMMAAFDRECWIRFQNGRVTPATGPIPPAMRVSETNESLFPFNLERARSLMIQAGYPDGKDPVTGRRLELTLELGSGESETREMAEVLASFMERIGIVLVPSFNNWPSFLKKLEQKRAQIFYLSWMADYPDPENFLQLFYGPNVTPGANRCNYVNPEFDLLYEKAGTLPEGSEKRTVYAQMEQMVKADCPWLFLHHSLSVMLKHSWLKNFKPHDFPLGLNKYYRVEGRKDDRQKL
- the secG gene encoding preprotein translocase subunit SecG, which codes for MGGFLYGFLIFIEIVSALLLIGIILLQKTKDEGLGLAFGAGVGETLFGSRTGNVLTKITVTLAGIFLLNTLAIGYIASGRVGTGSVIDRLPVQQSVPTQSMPAQAAPVEPAAVDIPAASGDVTPVQTPATTTP
- the gap gene encoding type I glyceraldehyde-3-phosphate dehydrogenase; its protein translation is MSIKVGINGFGRIGRMAFQALCDQGLLGKAIDVVAVVDVSTDADYFAYQMKYDSVHGRFKHTVTTEKSNPASGEADTIVVNGHKIKCVMATKTPDLLPWKALGVDYVIECTGLFTDSEKAKGHLAAGAKKVIISAPGKGEVKTIVMGVNEGEYDSAKHAIVSNASCTTNCLAPVVHVLLKEGFGIETGLMTTIHAYTATQKTVDGPSKKDWRGGRAAACNIIPSTTGAAKAVGEVLPATKGKLTGMSFRVPTPDVSVVDLTFRTTKDTSIEEIDAALKKASESYLKNILGVATEELVSTDFIHDPRSSIYDSLATLQNNLKGEKRFFKVVSWYDNEWGYSNRVVELVQYMAKKDGVK
- the tpiA gene encoding triose-phosphate isomerase; translation: MRKKIVAGNWKMNKLTCQANELAVALKAKFADKTDVEVVLCPTFTALKTVADVISGTQVKLGGQNMHWEKDGAFTGEISADMLRDVGCQYVILGHSERRQFFGETDASVSRKVKAALAANLTPIVCVGETLEQREANQTEDVVTTQVTKSLAGLDETSFRRIVVAYEPVWAIGTGRTASPAQAQEVHALIRRVLSKMCNPGAAQAVRIQYGGSMKPANAKELMSQPDIDGGLIGGAALDAASFIAIIEAAV
- the pgk gene encoding phosphoglycerate kinase, producing the protein MKKTVRDVILKGKRVIMRVDFNVPQDKVTGAISNTKRIEAALPTIKYVLEQGASVVLMSHLGRPDGKVIAKFSLKPVAEALEKLLGKPVKFLPDCVGPAVEAACSSSVVKPGDVILLENLRFHIEEEGKIKNEDGTSVKADPKAVEAFRASLSKLGDVYVNDAFGTAHRAHSSMVGVNLPEKVSGFLMEAELKAFTAVLDNPKRPLLAILGGAKIADKIPLINNLLDTANEIIIGGAMAFTFKKILNNMEIGSSLFDPEGAKMVKDLMAKATAKNVKIHLPVDYICGDKFADDANVMAADDASGIKPGWLGLDVGPKSNVIFCDAIARAKTIVWNGPAGVFEMEKFATGTKVMADAIAKATASGAVTVVGGGDTATAAKKFKVVDKVTHCSTGGGASLEFLEGKVLPGVAALSEK